In one window of Deinococcus cellulosilyticus NBRC 106333 = KACC 11606 DNA:
- the crcB gene encoding fluoride efflux transporter CrcB — protein MVYLGIMFGGALGALLRYLLNSAIQSQPWVGGTFPLGILVINVLGSFLLAVVTTLSLQGLVSDTVRQAIGTGFVGAFTTFSTFEWDTDQLIRSGRLLPAALYVLGNLVLGFLAVQLGRMLAGRLAGT, from the coding sequence ATGGTTTACCTGGGAATCATGTTTGGAGGTGCGCTGGGGGCGCTTCTGCGGTACCTGCTCAATTCGGCCATCCAGAGCCAGCCCTGGGTTGGGGGAACTTTCCCGCTGGGGATTCTGGTGATCAATGTGCTGGGGTCTTTTCTGCTGGCGGTGGTGACCACCCTCAGTTTGCAGGGTCTGGTGTCGGACACGGTCCGGCAGGCCATCGGGACGGGTTTTGTGGGTGCGTTCACAACCTTTTCGACGTTTGAGTGGGACACCGACCAGTTGATTCGCAGTGGCAGGCTGCTTCCTGCGGCCCTGTACGTGCTGGGGAATCTGGTTCTGGGGTTTTTGGCGGTGCAGCTCGGGCGGATGCTGGCCGGACGCCTTGCTGGAACCTGA
- a CDS encoding D-2-hydroxyacid dehydrogenase family protein: protein MTPFTCAILDDFQNVALAMADWNSLAPAVTAVSFQQHFSDETALIEALQGFEIIVIMRERTPFTASVFAGLPSLKLLITTGMRNASIDLEAARAHGVTVCGTASSSEPPIELTWALILGLSRHLYTEHHHFRTSGPWQSTLGTGLHGKQLGLLGLGKIGSRVAQMGQAFGMNVVAWSQNLTEERASQIGVTLASSKEALLETSDVVSIHLVLGERTRGLLGEKELRCMKPSGLLINTSRAPIIQESALVRALQEGWIAGAGLDVFEQEPVPRDHPLRTLPNVLATPHLGYVTKENYQVYYQQAVEDIQAFLQGKPIRMLT from the coding sequence ATGACCCCATTCACCTGCGCAATTCTGGATGACTTTCAAAATGTGGCCCTGGCAATGGCAGACTGGAATTCTCTGGCTCCTGCAGTCACTGCTGTGTCCTTCCAGCAGCATTTCAGCGATGAAACAGCCCTTATTGAAGCCCTGCAGGGCTTCGAGATCATCGTGATCATGCGGGAACGGACCCCCTTCACAGCCTCAGTCTTTGCGGGCCTCCCCTCCCTCAAACTCCTGATCACCACGGGGATGCGCAACGCATCCATCGACCTGGAAGCCGCAAGAGCCCATGGGGTCACCGTGTGCGGAACAGCAAGTTCCTCTGAACCGCCCATCGAACTGACCTGGGCGCTCATTCTGGGCCTCTCCCGCCACCTGTACACCGAACACCACCATTTCAGAACCTCAGGACCCTGGCAGAGCACCCTGGGCACAGGACTTCACGGAAAACAACTCGGGCTGCTGGGTCTCGGCAAGATCGGGAGCCGGGTGGCCCAGATGGGTCAGGCCTTTGGCATGAATGTGGTGGCGTGGAGCCAGAACCTCACAGAGGAACGCGCATCGCAAATCGGGGTGACCCTCGCATCCAGCAAAGAAGCGTTGCTGGAAACCTCGGACGTGGTGTCCATTCACCTCGTCCTTGGAGAACGCACAAGAGGCCTGCTGGGCGAAAAAGAACTCAGGTGCATGAAGCCCTCTGGCCTGCTGATCAACACCTCCAGAGCTCCCATCATTCAGGAATCAGCCCTGGTTCGTGCTTTGCAGGAAGGCTGGATTGCTGGAGCAGGGCTTGATGTGTTTGAGCAGGAACCAGTGCCCCGGGACCACCCCCTGAGAACCCTGCCGAACGTGCTGGCCACCCCGCACCTCGGGTACGTCACAAAGGAGAACTACCAGGTGTATTACCAGCAGGCCGTGGAAGACATTCAGGCCTTTCTGCAAGGGAAACCCATCCGCATGCTGACTTGA
- a CDS encoding glycosyl hydrolase family 18 protein, translating to MHQRYWTLTAAFAVLLSACGTQTPKSQAVTKNLTNTAPKITSFTATKTSGAAPLTTTFSFQASDSDGDSFSCVLDINGDGYGDLNYGSCATTKTQEYTFKNEGVINVALLVDDGKGGKAKQVLPITVGAGNPSPTPDPNPNPTPIPTPGNFDVSYKIDNDWKSGFVATVTIKNNGPALSSWTLGWNFSGNQKVSSLWNGVFTQTGNKVEVKNAAYNASLPTGGTVTLGFVGTYSGTNAIPTAFTLNGTPVGQPDPGPDPDPDPDPDPDPIPDPTGQWVMGYYVGYLRDKYPLNDVKWDAMTHIVVGRATPNSNGTLNTHFDIDIYNGPIWAKSVVQKAHANGKKAILMLGGAGEYWGFVGAASNANRATFVNNLLKLVEEYGFDGIDIDWEPIKTTDEPQLKALAEELKARKPGLILTLPVGWANANFPADEARPFYGQVAHLFDRINIMSYSMAGVWGSWKSWHSSALSGHTPNTPSSIDVSVTAYRNAGVPAAKLGLGIGFYGTCWQGVTGPLQYNSAMKVVADDNVMSFTNIMNEYYTAAAYQWDDTAKVPYLSSATGLGSQKCNFISYEDARSIGLKGQYAKQKGLGGAIIWNIQEGFLPTAPSGSKDPLMDAVKQAFLQ from the coding sequence ATGCATCAACGTTACTGGACCCTGACTGCTGCATTTGCAGTGCTCCTCAGTGCCTGCGGGACCCAGACCCCGAAATCCCAGGCCGTCACCAAGAACCTGACCAACACCGCACCGAAAATCACTTCCTTCACCGCCACCAAAACCAGTGGTGCTGCTCCTCTCACCACCACCTTCAGCTTCCAGGCCAGCGATTCAGACGGGGACAGCTTCTCCTGCGTTCTGGACATCAACGGTGATGGCTATGGCGACCTGAATTACGGCAGTTGCGCCACCACCAAAACCCAGGAGTACACCTTCAAGAATGAGGGTGTGATCAATGTGGCCCTGCTGGTCGATGATGGTAAGGGTGGAAAGGCGAAGCAGGTCCTGCCCATCACGGTGGGCGCAGGCAACCCCTCCCCCACTCCGGACCCCAATCCCAACCCAACGCCCATTCCCACCCCTGGCAACTTTGATGTTTCCTACAAGATCGACAACGACTGGAAGAGCGGATTTGTTGCCACCGTGACCATCAAGAACAACGGTCCGGCCCTTTCGAGCTGGACGCTGGGCTGGAACTTCTCCGGAAACCAGAAGGTCTCCAGCCTGTGGAACGGGGTGTTCACCCAGACCGGCAACAAAGTGGAAGTGAAAAACGCCGCTTACAACGCAAGTCTGCCCACCGGGGGAACGGTGACCCTGGGCTTCGTGGGCACCTACAGTGGTACCAATGCCATTCCCACGGCTTTCACCCTGAACGGCACCCCGGTGGGGCAGCCTGATCCAGGTCCTGACCCTGATCCCGATCCGGACCCCGATCCTGATCCCATTCCTGACCCCACGGGCCAGTGGGTGATGGGGTATTACGTGGGTTACCTGCGGGACAAGTACCCTCTGAATGACGTGAAGTGGGACGCCATGACCCACATTGTGGTGGGTCGTGCAACCCCCAATTCGAACGGTACCCTCAACACCCACTTTGACATCGACATCTACAACGGCCCCATCTGGGCGAAGTCTGTGGTGCAGAAAGCCCACGCCAACGGCAAGAAAGCCATCCTGATGCTGGGAGGCGCAGGAGAGTACTGGGGTTTCGTGGGGGCTGCCTCCAACGCGAACCGTGCGACTTTCGTGAACAACCTGCTGAAACTGGTGGAGGAGTACGGATTTGACGGCATTGACATTGACTGGGAGCCCATCAAGACCACCGATGAACCCCAGCTCAAGGCCCTGGCTGAAGAACTCAAGGCCAGAAAGCCCGGTCTGATCCTCACCCTTCCTGTGGGCTGGGCGAACGCCAACTTCCCTGCAGATGAGGCCCGTCCTTTCTATGGTCAGGTCGCCCACCTGTTTGACCGCATCAACATCATGAGTTACAGCATGGCTGGTGTGTGGGGCAGCTGGAAATCCTGGCACTCCTCCGCGCTGAGCGGGCACACCCCCAACACCCCTTCGAGCATTGACGTGAGTGTCACCGCTTACCGCAACGCCGGGGTGCCTGCCGCCAAACTCGGTCTGGGCATCGGCTTCTACGGCACCTGCTGGCAGGGCGTGACAGGTCCTTTGCAATACAACAGTGCCATGAAAGTGGTTGCGGACGACAACGTGATGAGCTTCACCAACATCATGAACGAGTACTACACTGCCGCCGCCTACCAGTGGGACGACACCGCCAAAGTGCCTTACCTGAGCTCTGCGACAGGGCTGGGCAGCCAGAAGTGCAACTTCATCTCTTACGAAGATGCCCGTTCCATTGGCCTGAAAGGGCAGTATGCGAAGCAGAAAGGTCTGGGGGGAGCCATCATCTGGAACATCCAGGAGGGCTTCCTGCCCACCGCCCCCAGTGGGTCGAAAGATCCCCTGATGGACGCCGTGAAACAGGCTTTCTTGCAGTAG
- a CDS encoding DUF2071 domain-containing protein, translating into MDALPQPIKSLLNQTDHRPYPLPERPWLYHMVWEHLMFLHYRVDASFLRPCVPACLELDLHDGQAWVSVVGLQVKDVILHVFPYTRPWLRFLNLDFRTYVKRQGHPGIWFFSLDASTPLMATGGRGGFLLPYHKGNLRLEMQAFIWSAMAAQQNSILRAMQVPNSEASTGQFLNDG; encoded by the coding sequence ATGGACGCCCTGCCCCAGCCCATCAAGTCACTGCTGAACCAGACCGATCACAGGCCCTACCCCCTGCCAGAGCGTCCCTGGCTGTACCACATGGTCTGGGAGCACCTGATGTTCCTGCATTACCGGGTGGATGCCTCCTTCCTCAGGCCCTGTGTTCCAGCATGCCTCGAACTCGACCTTCATGATGGACAGGCCTGGGTCAGTGTGGTGGGCCTGCAGGTGAAAGATGTCATCCTGCACGTCTTTCCTTACACCCGGCCCTGGCTGAGGTTCCTGAACCTCGACTTCCGGACTTACGTGAAACGTCAGGGACACCCTGGAATCTGGTTTTTCAGCCTGGACGCTTCCACGCCATTGATGGCAACTGGAGGCAGAGGTGGCTTCCTGCTGCCCTACCACAAAGGAAACCTCAGGCTGGAGATGCAGGCATTCATCTGGAGTGCCATGGCAGCCCAGCAGAATTCTATTCTGAGAGCAATGCAGGTGCCAAACTCTGAGGCCTCAACAGGGCAATTCCTGAATGATGGGTAG
- a CDS encoding chloride channel protein, with protein MRAPLPFRFRNRLETSRMVLYSALAGVLVGVASALLLSALDHAQDYLMGLAGYHPPSLPSRGGVLMAFEGNIRWWALLVIPACAVLAVWLYKPVHIDPLAETIEHYHSGESRPVQWRLQLQRILAGFISIGAGVPLGREGMLLSVAQATAHLTSRFGSLSKSEARTILMASCAAVLGVVFHAPLACAVIIAEILYRRNEFEFEVLMPAVLSSVAAYAIYGTLMGFSPLLDIPPVETPSYWSMPLYLLLGAIIAGLANVYLQAIRTLRRNLRKLRLNLLFVTLTGGVAVALCSVFFDGTLGDGLGWTQLNFMGMLDDLSVYQHFMVRFMVTLIVSGAFMIGGYFTPQLVIGAFAGASLGAAINAVFPADPVNVLVFGLVGAAAFLSSTTNIPLGATLLLATWSGEEILIPLVLSTFTAYAVGGVYSLYVEQKNVRAESGAHISNIVTEALSQPAPQDLMELLRNQPVTVLQGDTEQISGIEVPEAWYGKTKGEVDIPDTILVFAIAREGKIHVPNNKTPFIAGDQVMLIGEPQEVSAFRETLAAQQAQQQQPGDAGDTEVVA; from the coding sequence ATGCGCGCACCGTTACCCTTTCGTTTTCGCAACCGCCTGGAGACCAGCCGCATGGTGCTGTACAGCGCCCTGGCTGGAGTTCTGGTGGGGGTGGCCAGTGCACTTTTGCTGAGTGCACTGGATCATGCCCAGGATTACCTGATGGGCCTTGCCGGTTACCACCCCCCATCCCTGCCGTCGAGGGGTGGGGTGCTGATGGCCTTTGAGGGGAACATCCGCTGGTGGGCCTTGCTGGTGATCCCGGCCTGCGCTGTGCTGGCGGTGTGGCTGTACAAACCTGTCCACATTGATCCCCTGGCAGAAACCATCGAGCATTACCACAGTGGGGAGTCACGGCCCGTGCAGTGGAGGTTGCAACTGCAGCGCATCCTGGCAGGGTTCATCTCGATTGGGGCAGGGGTGCCCCTCGGACGGGAAGGAATGCTGCTCAGTGTGGCGCAGGCCACCGCCCACCTGACCTCCAGGTTCGGGTCCCTGTCCAAGAGTGAGGCCCGGACCATCCTGATGGCGAGTTGCGCGGCGGTGCTTGGGGTGGTGTTCCATGCCCCTCTGGCCTGCGCAGTGATCATTGCAGAGATTCTGTACAGGCGCAATGAATTCGAATTCGAAGTTCTGATGCCTGCCGTGCTGTCCAGCGTGGCCGCCTACGCCATTTACGGCACCCTGATGGGGTTCTCTCCCCTGCTGGACATTCCTCCCGTTGAAACCCCCTCGTACTGGTCGATGCCGCTGTACCTGCTGCTCGGGGCCATCATTGCAGGCCTCGCCAACGTGTATCTGCAGGCGATCCGCACCTTGCGAAGAAACCTGCGCAAACTGCGCCTGAACCTGCTGTTCGTCACGCTCACAGGGGGAGTGGCCGTGGCCCTGTGCAGTGTGTTCTTTGATGGGACCCTCGGTGATGGACTGGGCTGGACGCAACTGAACTTCATGGGCATGCTCGATGACCTCAGTGTGTACCAGCACTTCATGGTGCGCTTCATGGTCACCCTGATCGTTTCCGGGGCTTTCATGATCGGAGGCTACTTCACCCCACAACTGGTGATCGGGGCTTTCGCAGGGGCCAGTCTGGGGGCAGCGATCAATGCGGTCTTCCCTGCCGATCCTGTAAACGTCCTGGTGTTCGGCCTGGTGGGCGCAGCGGCCTTTCTGAGCAGCACCACCAACATCCCTCTGGGTGCAACCCTGCTGCTGGCCACCTGGAGTGGTGAGGAAATCCTGATTCCACTGGTGCTCTCGACCTTCACGGCTTACGCAGTGGGCGGGGTGTACAGCCTGTACGTCGAGCAGAAGAACGTGCGGGCAGAATCCGGCGCGCACATCAGCAACATTGTCACCGAGGCCCTCAGCCAGCCTGCTCCCCAGGACCTGATGGAACTCCTGCGCAACCAGCCTGTCACGGTGCTGCAGGGAGACACCGAGCAGATCAGCGGCATTGAGGTGCCAGAAGCGTGGTACGGCAAGACCAAAGGAGAGGTGGACATCCCGGACACCATTCTGGTGTTCGCCATCGCCAGAGAAGGCAAAATTCACGTTCCCAACAACAAAACACCATTCATTGCTGGGGATCAGGTGATGCTGATTGGTGAGCCCCAGGAGGTGTCCGCCTTCCGGGAGACCCTTGCTGCCCAGCAGGCCCAGCAACAGCAACCCGGCGACGCTGGAGACACCGAGGTGGTCGCATGA
- the bshC gene encoding bacillithiol biosynthesis cysteine-adding enzyme BshC, translating into MTLKNIASHHHSSELRHFYRLKAGDLSGAVASPPSSVDRSRLVQGLRAYHERLGTLTPTLEAQLTKLQHPNSRVVVAGQQAGLLLGPAFTVHKAVDAILLARQLDTEEQPVLPIFWVASQDHDALEVASTMLLDFREHLVNLSLPLPQGIPVYRIPLHQEWVDHVSRAISDMDAPFKDRALKLVQDSAKGNYADWFAGMAQRLLGEEGLITFDPMFPELAALFVPALERELERPLASPHRIEDAAGELIALGFEPQLRRQAGATNLFLEGNDGHRRLLRYDGSNFHAERMYTLKELQEILRLDPSRITPAAGLRPIVQDTVLPTIINVLGPGELAYATQLGKVYDLHGVAQPLLWKRLSVTYIEPPVRRILSRYGITAQEFQRSPSEITERLLLQESGVQQAFREKLGELELLFEQLAETSVKLDVNLEGSVHRSRQRVVGHVQRLERKLARHLMQVENAREGQFGRLYTHLLPGGVPQERAISYLTYLAKYGDHPLKQLLSLPAGAQTPLDL; encoded by the coding sequence GTGACCTTGAAAAACATTGCCAGCCACCACCATTCTTCTGAACTGAGGCATTTTTACAGGCTCAAAGCCGGGGACCTCTCTGGCGCTGTGGCCTCCCCCCCGTCAAGCGTGGACCGCAGCCGTCTGGTGCAGGGCCTGAGAGCCTACCATGAGCGGCTGGGCACCCTGACCCCCACACTGGAAGCACAACTGACAAAACTGCAGCACCCGAACAGCCGGGTGGTCGTTGCAGGCCAGCAGGCAGGACTGCTGCTCGGTCCAGCATTCACGGTGCACAAGGCTGTGGATGCCATTCTGCTGGCCAGACAACTGGACACCGAAGAGCAGCCTGTGCTGCCAATCTTCTGGGTGGCCAGCCAGGACCATGACGCCCTGGAAGTGGCCTCCACCATGCTGCTGGACTTCCGGGAGCACCTGGTGAACCTGAGCCTGCCCTTGCCGCAGGGCATCCCGGTGTACCGCATCCCTTTGCACCAGGAGTGGGTGGACCATGTTTCAAGGGCCATTTCGGACATGGATGCCCCGTTCAAAGACCGGGCACTGAAGCTGGTTCAGGACAGCGCAAAAGGCAATTACGCCGACTGGTTTGCTGGAATGGCACAGAGGTTGCTGGGAGAAGAGGGCCTGATCACCTTTGACCCGATGTTCCCGGAGCTGGCTGCCCTTTTTGTGCCTGCCCTGGAACGGGAACTTGAGCGACCCCTGGCGAGTCCACACCGGATTGAGGATGCTGCAGGGGAACTGATTGCCCTGGGTTTTGAGCCGCAACTGCGCCGGCAGGCCGGAGCCACCAACCTCTTTCTGGAGGGGAACGATGGGCACCGCCGCCTGCTGAGGTACGATGGCAGCAACTTCCATGCGGAACGCATGTACACCCTGAAAGAACTGCAGGAGATCCTGAGGCTTGATCCCAGTCGCATCACACCAGCAGCGGGCCTCAGGCCGATTGTGCAGGACACCGTGCTGCCAACGATCATCAATGTGCTTGGTCCTGGAGAACTGGCGTATGCCACGCAACTCGGGAAGGTGTACGACCTGCACGGCGTGGCCCAGCCCCTCTTGTGGAAACGCCTGAGCGTCACGTACATCGAGCCTCCGGTGCGGCGCATCCTGAGCAGGTATGGCATCACCGCACAGGAATTTCAGCGGAGCCCCTCTGAGATCACAGAGCGGCTGCTTTTGCAGGAAAGTGGGGTCCAGCAGGCCTTCCGGGAGAAACTGGGAGAGCTGGAACTGCTGTTTGAGCAGCTCGCTGAAACCTCTGTGAAGCTGGATGTGAACCTGGAAGGCAGTGTGCACCGCTCCCGACAGAGGGTGGTGGGACATGTGCAGCGGCTGGAACGCAAGCTGGCCCGACATCTGATGCAGGTGGAAAATGCCCGGGAAGGTCAGTTTGGGCGGCTGTACACCCACCTGCTTCCGGGAGGAGTGCCGCAGGAACGGGCCATCTCATACCTCACCTATCTGGCCAAATATGGGGACCATCCCCTGAAACAGCTGCTCTCCCTGCCCGCAGGAGCCCAGACTCCATTAGACTTATAA
- a CDS encoding Crp/Fnr family transcriptional regulator produces the protein MLRLSPPEHWPERVRLSSEALTFRKGEMLFQEGDVSTHLYYLCSGHVRLFRLGAMDREVTLCVAAAGQWLSEGSLRGEVQRFYAETLDAVVALKVSTQKVVELARSDMEMARFLGEVVTSQIGLLQKQHQQLVFQDVAQRLATALLSLGHTSHTISGKLSHQDLAFMVGSTRETITKLLGEFRDLGLLELGYRKIVLLNEEGLRRLATQRNT, from the coding sequence ATGTTGCGTTTATCCCCCCCGGAGCACTGGCCTGAAAGGGTCCGGCTGTCCTCTGAAGCCTTGACCTTTCGCAAGGGAGAGATGCTCTTCCAGGAGGGTGACGTGTCCACGCACCTGTATTACCTGTGTTCGGGGCATGTGCGCCTGTTTCGCCTGGGGGCCATGGACCGCGAGGTGACCCTGTGTGTGGCTGCCGCCGGGCAGTGGCTGTCCGAGGGAAGCCTGCGGGGGGAAGTGCAGCGTTTTTATGCAGAAACCCTGGATGCAGTGGTCGCCCTGAAGGTGTCCACCCAGAAGGTGGTGGAGCTCGCCCGGTCCGACATGGAGATGGCCCGCTTTCTGGGAGAGGTGGTGACCTCGCAGATTGGTCTGCTGCAAAAGCAGCACCAGCAACTGGTGTTTCAGGATGTGGCGCAGCGGCTCGCGACAGCGCTTCTGTCGCTGGGACACACCTCGCACACCATCAGTGGGAAGCTGTCCCACCAGGACCTGGCCTTCATGGTGGGGTCCACCCGGGAGACCATCACCAAACTGCTGGGGGAATTTCGTGACCTGGGTTTGCTTGAGCTGGGCTATCGCAAGATAGTCTTATTGAATGAGGAGGGTCTGCGCCGCCTCGCGACGCAGCGAAACACGTGA
- a CDS encoding FMN-binding negative transcriptional regulator: MYIPHAFQQNDPNELQRFMEAHSFATLISTNPFMASHLPLTIENGRITGHLAKANPQSTLDGQEVLVVFQGPHAYITPEWYQKTGQVPTWNYTAVHAYGTLQAIREPERISMHLHQLVRQHEHPRDTPWQLDLTEEGLQKMARAIVVFEIPIQKLEGKYKLSQNRKPDEQHRVVEGLEASGSGDVAGLMKKWVL, translated from the coding sequence ATGTACATTCCGCATGCCTTCCAGCAAAACGACCCCAATGAACTCCAGCGGTTCATGGAAGCCCACAGTTTCGCCACCCTTATCAGCACCAATCCCTTCATGGCCAGCCACCTCCCACTGACCATTGAGAACGGACGCATCACGGGACATCTGGCAAAAGCCAACCCCCAGAGCACCCTGGATGGCCAGGAGGTGCTGGTCGTCTTCCAGGGACCCCACGCCTACATCACCCCCGAGTGGTACCAGAAAACAGGGCAAGTCCCCACCTGGAATTACACCGCAGTGCACGCCTACGGCACCTTGCAGGCCATCCGGGAACCTGAGCGAATCTCGATGCACCTGCACCAGCTGGTGCGCCAGCATGAGCACCCCAGAGACACCCCCTGGCAATTGGACCTCACAGAGGAAGGCCTGCAGAAAATGGCCCGGGCCATTGTGGTCTTCGAAATTCCCATTCAGAAACTGGAAGGCAAATACAAACTCAGCCAGAACCGCAAACCCGACGAACAACACCGGGTCGTCGAGGGCCTCGAAGCCTCAGGTTCAGGTGACGTTGCGGGTCTGATGAAGAAATGGGTGCTGTGA